TGGTATCCACATTCGTCTGCTTTGCGAAGGTATTCAGAGAACCGTGTGTGAAAAGTTCAATGGCAAGTGCCAGTTCCTTTGCTTCCGGTTCGTCCTGTTGCAAAAGCTCTGCCCTGAAATCCTGCAAGGTCGGTATATGTCCCTGATAGTCATTCTGCTGATAACTGCGGTACACGCTTGCCGTACAGCGGTCAATGATAGACTTCTGCTTTGCTCCGAGATTTGTTCCGCCGATAAGCTGTTCACAAAGGGACATAATGAACTCGGATTTCAGAATGACAGGGTTTGCACCGTCGCCGTAATCCTTATTCATATCCATTGCATTGATATGATTATCGGAAGTAGCAGAAATATTGATGACCTCTCCGCCCATTGCATTGACAAGCTGTGAATACTCTCGCTCAGGGTCGATGATAATAATATCTGCGTCCGAAGAAAGAACCTGATTGATGATTTCTCCCTTTGCTGCAAACGACTTACCACCACCGGATACACCGAGAATAAAGGAGTTACCATTCAAAAGCTGCTTACGGTCTGCAATAATCATATTTTTGCTGATAACATTCTGACCGTAATAGATACCGTTTTCGTGGAAAATATCCTGCACCCTGAATGGGATAAATACCGAAAGACTCTCTGTTGTAAGTGTTCTGAACGCATCAATCTTTCTTGTTCCAAACGGCATTACCGTGTTGAGTCCATCTACCTGCTGAAATCTCAGTGTTGCGAACTGGCAAAGATGTTTTCTTGCCGTGGTAAGCAATGCTTCCGTATCATTCTCAAGCTGTTCCTTGCTGTCTGCCGTAATAACCATTGTGATAACAGCGAACATCATTCTCTGGTCACGGGTCGTAAGGTCATCGAGGAACTCTTTCATTTCTTTCTTCTGTTGCTCCATATCATACGGAACGGTTGCAGAGAAGTTATTATTGGCATTCTGCCTACGCTGCCAGTTCGTGATATTGGTTTCCACACCAAGCAGACGGTTCTCTGCTTCCTTTACTGCTTCATCAGTCGGAACGGGAACAATATCAATGGACATCATCAGATTTCTGTTCATATCCGTAAGTTCCGCTACCATACTGTCTTTGATATAGGACGCATATTCACGAAGAAAAAGGACTCTTCCATAACGGTTTCCCATCTTGAAATAGTCCTTTTCAAATTCTATTGTGTCAGGGCAGATATAATCCTTAAAATCGTGTCCCTTTTTTCTTGTTTCTTTAATATCAA
Above is a genomic segment from Hominilimicola fabiformis containing:
- a CDS encoding VirB4-like conjugal transfer ATPase, CD1110 family — encoded protein: MIKTLTNLFKQDKEKFVVPKGVQDVIPVAAIFDDGIFKVGKDKYSKTYRFTDINYAVASREDKEAMFLEYSELLNSLDSGATTKITINNRRLNRLDFEQTILIPTTGDNLDEYREEYNKMLLDKATGANSIVQDKYITISINKKSVEDARTYFARVGADLIAHFGRLGSKCVELETDERLRIFHDFYRVGEESSFHFDIKETRKKGHDFKDYICPDTIEFEKDYFKMGNRYGRVLFLREYASYIKDSMVAELTDMNRNLMMSIDIVPVPTDEAVKEAENRLLGVETNITNWQRRQNANNNFSATVPYDMEQQKKEMKEFLDDLTTRDQRMMFAVITMVITADSKEQLENDTEALLTTARKHLCQFATLRFQQVDGLNTVMPFGTRKIDAFRTLTTESLSVFIPFRVQDIFHENGIYYGQNVISKNMIIADRKQLLNGNSFILGVSGGGKSFAAKGEIINQVLSSDADIIIIDPEREYSQLVNAMGGEVINISATSDNHINAMDMNKDYGDGANPVILKSEFIMSLCEQLIGGTNLGAKQKSIIDRCTASVYRSYQQNDYQGHIPTLQDFRAELLQQDEPEAKELALAIELFTHGSLNTFAKQTNVDTNNRLICYDILDLGKQLMPIGMLVVLDSILNRITQNRAKGKNTFIFIDEIYLLFQHEYSANFLFTLWKRVRKYGAYASGITQNVDDLLQSHTARTMLANSEFIIMLNQASTDRLELAKLLNISDLQMSYITNVEAGHGLIKVGSSLVPFANKFPKNTKLYKLMTTKPGEA